The following proteins are co-located in the Egibacteraceae bacterium genome:
- a CDS encoding cytochrome b N-terminal domain-containing protein: MTPLFALLFDALDERLRLRKPSRKVLNKVFPDHWSFLLGEVALFSFLVLVVTGVFLTMFYRPSSDLVTYTGAMPLYEGRELPGAFESIVRLSHDVPGGLFFRRLHRGASHLFIAATVLHMLRILLTGAFRRPREINYHVGVGLLLLTFASGFTGYSLPYDALAGIGLRIAYSSLLAVPYVGDQMAFWIFGGDFLTANLIPRFYVFHVLWIPALLIGLISVHLAVMTRQRHTQFPRSGIDGHRFVLGKPLWPHQFSASTTLMLWIGGLLATAAVLIPWSDVLLIGPYVAGEVGNQAQPDWFLFWLEGALRIFPPLEFRMLGMTVSGVFVAGALLPAGIFVVLIAYPFLERRVYRLEGDWHVLQNPLDVPLRAAVALGTFSFVLLLSAAATNDILSSLTGVPIETITWFFRITCVVVPPLLAAGVWTLTRRRLARRGRVVASSEADAEAVLG; encoded by the coding sequence GTGACGCCGCTGTTCGCGCTGCTGTTCGACGCCCTGGACGAGCGCCTGCGGCTGCGCAAGCCCAGCCGCAAAGTCCTGAACAAGGTGTTCCCCGACCACTGGTCGTTCCTGCTCGGCGAGGTGGCGCTGTTCAGCTTCCTCGTGCTGGTCGTCACCGGGGTCTTCCTGACGATGTTCTACCGCCCCTCCTCGGACCTGGTCACCTACACGGGGGCCATGCCGCTGTACGAGGGGCGGGAGCTGCCGGGGGCGTTCGAGTCGATCGTGCGGCTGTCCCACGACGTGCCCGGCGGCCTGTTCTTCCGGCGGCTGCACCGCGGTGCCAGCCACCTGTTCATCGCCGCGACCGTGCTGCACATGCTGCGGATCCTGTTGACCGGGGCGTTCCGCCGGCCCCGGGAGATCAACTACCACGTCGGGGTGGGCCTGCTGCTGCTCACGTTCGCGTCGGGCTTCACCGGGTACTCGCTGCCCTACGACGCGCTGGCCGGCATCGGCCTGCGCATCGCCTACTCGTCGCTGCTCGCCGTGCCCTACGTCGGCGACCAGATGGCCTTCTGGATCTTCGGCGGCGACTTCCTGACCGCCAACCTGATCCCGCGCTTCTACGTTTTCCACGTGCTGTGGATCCCGGCGCTGCTGATCGGGCTGATCAGCGTGCACCTGGCGGTCATGACCCGCCAGCGCCACACGCAGTTCCCGCGGTCGGGCATCGACGGGCACCGGTTCGTCCTCGGCAAGCCGCTGTGGCCGCACCAGTTCTCCGCCTCGACGACCCTCATGCTGTGGATCGGCGGGCTGCTGGCGACCGCTGCGGTGCTGATCCCGTGGAGCGACGTGCTGCTGATCGGCCCCTACGTCGCCGGGGAGGTCGGCAACCAGGCCCAGCCCGACTGGTTCCTGTTCTGGCTGGAGGGGGCCCTGCGGATCTTCCCGCCGCTGGAGTTCCGGATGCTCGGCATGACCGTGTCGGGCGTGTTCGTCGCCGGGGCGCTGCTGCCCGCCGGGATCTTCGTCGTGCTGATCGCCTACCCGTTCCTCGAGCGGCGGGTCTACCGCCTCGAGGGCGACTGGCACGTCCTGCAGAACCCGCTGGACGTCCCGCTGCGCGCGGCCGTGGCGCTGGGCACGTTCAGCTTCGTGCTGCTGCTGTCGGCGGCGGCCACCAACGACATCCTGTCCAGCCTGACGGGCGTGCCGATCGAGACCATCACCTGGTTCTTCCGCATCACGTGCGTGGTCGTGCCACCGCTCCTGGCCGCCGGCGTCTGGACGCTCACCCGCCGCCGCCTGGCCCGCCGTGGCCGGGTGGTGGCGTCGTCGGAGGCCGACGCGGAGGCCGTACTCGGCTGA
- a CDS encoding cytochrome c translates to MRLAKAATTTRWRTLLPVASWATVIAAAAVAWLLVAGGAGGLGIAGADTGDADADPPAGEGGRGDTLYTVHCARCHAADGTGGADPAETAPALVGMEVARVDLALRTGRMPPARVDGSGRGRRWNDSERETLVSYLTERFDLEGDVPEPEGGQAPVGRELYATHCAACHGYTAGGGVAGGGAITPNVLGREPTVIAEAVRVGPFQMPRFAEEQISDEGLGHLVAYLDEIAHEDTTPIGLGELHPVYLAGFVALLALATIFSCMFIAGRVAMFPDRPADPDADPDADPDADEGHASEATP, encoded by the coding sequence GTGAGGCTGGCGAAGGCGGCGACGACCACGCGCTGGCGGACCCTGCTGCCCGTGGCCTCCTGGGCGACCGTCATCGCTGCCGCCGCGGTGGCCTGGCTGCTCGTCGCGGGGGGCGCGGGGGGACTGGGGATCGCGGGGGCCGACACCGGCGACGCCGACGCCGATCCGCCCGCCGGGGAGGGCGGGCGGGGCGACACCCTCTACACGGTGCACTGCGCCCGCTGCCACGCCGCCGACGGCACGGGGGGCGCCGACCCCGCCGAGACGGCGCCGGCGCTGGTGGGCATGGAGGTGGCCCGCGTCGACCTCGCGCTGCGCACCGGTCGGATGCCCCCCGCGCGGGTCGACGGCTCGGGCCGGGGGCGCCGGTGGAACGACAGCGAGCGCGAGACTCTGGTCTCCTACCTGACCGAGCGGTTCGACCTGGAGGGCGACGTGCCCGAACCGGAGGGCGGGCAGGCGCCGGTGGGCCGCGAGCTGTACGCCACGCACTGCGCGGCCTGCCACGGCTACACCGCGGGCGGTGGGGTGGCCGGCGGCGGCGCGATCACCCCGAACGTGTTGGGCCGGGAGCCAACCGTCATCGCCGAGGCGGTCCGGGTGGGGCCGTTCCAGATGCCGCGCTTCGCCGAGGAGCAGATCAGTGACGAGGGGCTCGGGCACCTCGTCGCCTACCTCGACGAGATCGCCCACGAGGACACCACCCCGATCGGCCTCGGCGAGCTGCACCCCGTGTACCTGGCGGGGTTCGTCGCACTGCTGGCCCTGGCGACCATCTTCTCCTGCATGTTCATCGCCGGGCGAGTCGCGATGTTCCCCGACCGGCCCGCCGACCCCGACGCCGACCCCGACGCCGACCCCGACGCCGACGAGGGCCACGCGAGCGAGGCGACACCGTGA
- a CDS encoding Rieske 2Fe-2S domain-containing protein codes for MSDPPEPAPPAEEAEAEQAHDGLYVVGQRLPPPSEVNDTIDAGAALVAGASALVFAAGLLAGAPLWLYGGALALGLLALAVAVRRYFASAYPDIEGLEPREVPEAEPTREEGAEEPVAEVGPVGRRSLLQRLLIGAAALFGLSLAAPVASLGPKPGDALRRTAWEAGQRLVTTDGAPLRPDDVALGGISTVWPEDAIGVENSAVVLVRLSSGPPQEPTNPDWVVQGELVAYSKVCTHAGCPVGLFRERDDALFCPCHQSTFDAARGAVPTFGPTARALPQLPLGVDDDGFLVAMGDFVEQVGPAFG; via the coding sequence GTGAGCGACCCGCCCGAGCCCGCGCCCCCTGCGGAGGAGGCCGAGGCCGAGCAGGCCCACGACGGCCTGTACGTGGTCGGCCAGCGCCTCCCGCCGCCGAGCGAGGTCAACGACACGATCGACGCCGGCGCGGCGCTGGTCGCCGGCGCCAGCGCCCTGGTGTTCGCCGCGGGCCTGCTGGCCGGGGCGCCGCTGTGGCTGTACGGCGGCGCGCTGGCGCTCGGGCTGCTGGCGCTGGCGGTGGCCGTGCGGCGCTACTTCGCCTCCGCCTACCCCGACATCGAGGGCCTGGAGCCCCGCGAGGTCCCGGAGGCGGAACCGACCCGGGAGGAGGGCGCCGAGGAGCCCGTCGCCGAGGTCGGCCCCGTGGGCCGGCGCAGCCTGCTGCAGCGCTTGCTGATCGGCGCGGCGGCGCTGTTCGGGTTGAGCCTGGCGGCACCGGTGGCGTCGCTCGGGCCGAAACCCGGCGACGCGCTGCGGCGCACCGCGTGGGAGGCCGGTCAGCGCCTGGTGACCACCGACGGGGCGCCGCTGCGGCCCGACGACGTCGCCCTCGGCGGTATATCCACGGTGTGGCCCGAGGACGCCATCGGCGTCGAGAACTCCGCGGTCGTGCTCGTGCGCCTGTCCTCGGGGCCTCCCCAGGAGCCCACCAACCCGGACTGGGTCGTGCAGGGCGAGCTGGTCGCCTACTCCAAGGTGTGCACCCACGCGGGCTGCCCCGTGGGGCTGTTCCGCGAGCGCGACGACGCGCTGTTCTGCCCCTGCCACCAGTCCACGTTCGACGCGGCCCGCGGCGCGGTGCCGACCTTCGGGCCGACGGCCCGCGCGCTGCCGCAGCTGCCGCTGGGCGTCGACGACGACGGCTTCCTGGTGGCGATGGGCGACTTCGTCGAGCAGGTCGGCCCGGCGTTCGGATGA